One stretch of Aeromicrobium fastidiosum DNA includes these proteins:
- a CDS encoding glycosyltransferase family 2 protein: MPSSSKITRGRIGIVVTILAWIGYVVSTIIRQFIDYGGSFRFTMEALSYLVVVTFLTFSALMYLVARQGALIRFRDHDRAPRGMLDRHFADTRSERLTVLIPSYAEEPDVVRLTLWSAALQEYPYLDLVLLIDDPPTPSDPDVLAKLEATRRLAPDIEEALRAPRERFRTSLDKASKRLATRGVDRRAVTTLLADYRAAVTWLEDMAAAEEVVDHVSEFFVDQVLFGLANELNLTAIALQAALDQGGLPDADRVEELHRRLAWTFRADLSSFERKRYASLSNEANKAMNVNSYLGLMGHVWRPNRTAAGLMLDKVEEAAPGDVDIPDSGYVLTLDADSQLLRDYCMRLVYYLEQTENQHVAIIQTPYSSFRGAPTRIERIAGASTDLQHILHQGKTHHNATFWVGANAVIRKRALEDIVEVENVGGYEIKTYIQDRTVIEDTESSIDIGTAGWSLVNYPERLSYSATPPDFGSLVVQRRRWANGGLLIMPKLWRQVRQRRHSRERVHLTELALRVNYMGSIAWASFGLMFLLFYPYDSRLLSPLVLVAALPYFLAMGSDLRACGHRFSDIFRIYGFNLVLLPVNLAGVLKSIQQAFTGEKIPFARTPKVRNRTAAPALHVLVPYLIVGFSILTAYRDFNHQNWGNFGFAVFNAVLAGTAIRAYIGVRASLVDMGLGVVNWLFVERRPQKVEAPPPTDTAIDWASILYYGDRRLARDLRRRDDRRRRLRSAPR, translated from the coding sequence GTGCCGAGCAGCTCCAAGATCACGCGCGGACGCATCGGCATCGTCGTCACGATCCTGGCGTGGATCGGCTACGTCGTGTCGACCATCATCCGCCAGTTCATCGACTACGGCGGCAGCTTCCGGTTCACGATGGAGGCCCTGTCGTACCTCGTCGTCGTGACGTTCCTGACGTTCTCGGCGCTGATGTACCTCGTGGCCAGGCAGGGCGCGCTGATCCGCTTCCGCGACCACGACCGCGCGCCCCGAGGGATGCTCGACCGGCACTTCGCCGACACCCGCAGCGAGCGCCTGACGGTGCTCATCCCGTCGTACGCCGAGGAGCCCGACGTCGTCCGGCTGACGCTGTGGAGCGCGGCGCTGCAGGAGTACCCCTATCTCGACCTGGTGCTGCTGATCGACGACCCGCCGACGCCGAGCGACCCCGACGTGCTCGCCAAGCTCGAGGCCACGCGCCGGCTGGCCCCCGACATCGAGGAGGCCCTGAGGGCACCCCGCGAGCGGTTCCGGACGTCGCTCGACAAGGCCTCCAAGCGCCTCGCCACCCGAGGCGTCGACCGCCGGGCGGTGACGACCTTGCTGGCCGACTATCGGGCAGCGGTGACGTGGTTGGAGGACATGGCCGCCGCCGAGGAGGTCGTCGACCACGTCAGCGAGTTCTTCGTCGACCAGGTCCTGTTCGGGCTGGCCAACGAGCTCAACCTCACCGCGATCGCCCTGCAGGCCGCGCTCGACCAGGGCGGCCTGCCTGACGCGGACCGGGTCGAGGAGCTGCACCGCCGTCTGGCCTGGACCTTCCGGGCCGATCTCTCCAGCTTCGAGCGCAAGCGGTACGCATCGTTGTCGAACGAGGCCAACAAGGCCATGAACGTCAACTCATACCTCGGCCTGATGGGCCACGTGTGGCGACCCAACCGGACCGCGGCGGGCCTGATGCTCGACAAGGTCGAGGAGGCGGCACCGGGTGACGTCGACATCCCCGACTCCGGCTACGTCCTGACGCTCGACGCCGACTCGCAGCTGCTGCGCGACTACTGCATGCGCCTCGTGTACTACCTCGAGCAGACCGAGAACCAGCACGTCGCGATCATCCAGACGCCGTACTCGTCGTTCCGCGGCGCGCCGACCCGCATCGAGCGGATCGCGGGGGCGTCGACCGATCTGCAGCACATCCTCCACCAGGGCAAGACGCATCACAACGCGACGTTCTGGGTGGGCGCCAACGCCGTCATCCGCAAGCGGGCGCTCGAGGACATCGTCGAGGTCGAGAACGTCGGCGGCTACGAGATCAAGACCTACATCCAGGACCGCACCGTCATCGAGGACACCGAGTCGAGCATCGACATCGGCACCGCGGGATGGTCGCTGGTCAACTATCCCGAGCGGCTGAGCTACAGCGCGACGCCGCCCGACTTCGGGTCGCTCGTCGTGCAGCGCCGGCGCTGGGCCAACGGCGGTCTGCTGATCATGCCGAAGCTCTGGCGGCAGGTGCGCCAGCGTCGCCACAGCCGCGAGCGGGTGCACCTGACCGAGCTCGCGCTGCGGGTCAACTACATGGGCTCGATCGCGTGGGCCAGCTTCGGGCTGATGTTCCTGCTGTTCTACCCCTACGACAGCCGGCTCCTGAGCCCGCTGGTGCTGGTGGCGGCGCTCCCGTACTTCTTGGCGATGGGCAGCGACCTGCGGGCCTGCGGCCACCGGTTCTCCGACATCTTCCGCATCTACGGGTTCAACCTGGTGCTGCTGCCGGTCAACCTCGCGGGCGTGCTGAAGTCGATCCAACAGGCGTTCACGGGCGAGAAGATCCCGTTCGCCCGCACGCCCAAGGTGCGCAACCGCACGGCCGCGCCGGCCCTGCACGTGCTGGTGCCCTACCTGATCGTCGGGTTCTCGATCCTGACGGCGTACCGCGACTTCAATCACCAGAACTGGGGCAACTTCGGCTTCGCGGTGTTCAACGCGGTGCTGGCCGGCACGGCGATCCGCGCCTACATCGGCGTCCGGGCCTCGCTGGTCGACATGGGCCTCGGCGTCGTCAACTGGCTGTTCGTCGAGCGTCGTCCCCAGAAGGTCGAGGCCCCACCGCCGACCGACACCGCGATCGACTGGGCGTCGATCCTCTACTACGGCGACCGCCGGCTGGCCCGCGACCTGAGGCGGCGCGACGACCGGCGACGGAGGCTGCGCAGCGCACCTCGCTAG
- a CDS encoding glycosyl hydrolase family 18 protein has translation MGRFDGRRLSLPRLAVLVTVIAGLTYAGTSSWRYVQDAQAASSNGAAWYAAYVDATVTPLYEFEQPTTKADRDIVLSFVVASQTSTCEPAWGGAYSLDAASDDLDLDRRIARLRQQGGSVVVSFGGAVNSELSTTCTDPAALVDAYRSVVERYDLRTIDLDIEGAQLGDTTATTRRAVAMKALQVERAKAGKNLRVWLTLPVSPEGLSTEGRQVVAAMLEQKVDLSGVNVMTMDYGASRAKGQSMLDASTAALTATHRQLSQVYARAGQDVGSATLWRRMGATPMVGQNDVPGEIFSIAAARRLSAFAAEKGLGRMSMWSLNRDRTCGANYPDLTVVSNSCSGVNQGSDSFATLLRGTMTGTPDKTEVAPTATPTGKPTGGRDGADMPLADDPSTSPYPIWAQDETYVEGTRVVWHRNAYVAKWWSLGDVPDDPVVDESASPWRLIGPVLPGEKPIVLPVLPVGTYPAWDQDVAYRKGERVMLKGTPFVAKWYSAGTSPDARSTQNEPSPWRQLTDAELRLAAKVAAEGTD, from the coding sequence GTGGGCCGATTCGACGGACGACGACTGTCCCTTCCCCGACTGGCCGTCCTCGTGACGGTCATCGCGGGCCTGACCTATGCCGGAACGTCCAGCTGGCGCTACGTGCAGGACGCGCAGGCCGCCAGCTCCAACGGTGCCGCCTGGTATGCCGCGTACGTCGATGCGACCGTGACCCCGCTCTACGAGTTCGAGCAGCCGACGACGAAGGCCGACCGCGACATCGTGCTGTCGTTCGTCGTGGCCAGCCAGACCAGCACCTGCGAGCCCGCCTGGGGCGGTGCCTACTCGCTCGACGCCGCGTCGGACGATCTCGACCTCGACCGACGCATCGCCCGACTGCGCCAGCAGGGCGGCAGCGTCGTGGTGTCGTTCGGCGGTGCGGTGAACTCCGAGCTGTCGACCACGTGCACCGATCCGGCCGCGCTGGTGGATGCGTACCGGTCGGTGGTCGAGCGCTACGACCTGCGGACGATCGATCTCGACATCGAGGGCGCCCAGCTCGGCGACACCACGGCCACGACCCGGCGCGCGGTGGCGATGAAGGCGCTCCAGGTGGAGCGGGCCAAGGCCGGCAAGAACCTGCGGGTCTGGCTGACGCTGCCCGTGTCGCCGGAAGGGCTGTCGACCGAGGGTCGCCAGGTCGTCGCGGCGATGCTCGAGCAGAAGGTCGACCTGTCGGGCGTCAACGTCATGACGATGGACTACGGCGCCAGCCGCGCCAAGGGCCAGTCGATGCTCGATGCGTCGACCGCCGCGCTGACCGCGACCCACCGGCAGCTCAGCCAGGTCTACGCCCGGGCAGGTCAGGACGTCGGCTCGGCGACCCTGTGGCGCCGCATGGGCGCGACGCCGATGGTCGGCCAGAACGACGTCCCGGGCGAGATCTTCTCGATCGCCGCTGCCCGCCGACTCAGCGCGTTCGCCGCCGAGAAGGGGCTCGGGCGCATGTCGATGTGGTCGCTCAACCGCGATCGCACCTGCGGTGCCAACTACCCCGACCTCACGGTGGTGTCCAACTCCTGCAGCGGCGTCAACCAGGGGTCCGACTCTTTCGCGACGCTGCTGCGCGGCACCATGACGGGCACGCCCGACAAGACCGAGGTCGCCCCGACCGCCACGCCCACCGGCAAGCCCACCGGCGGTCGTGACGGTGCCGACATGCCGCTCGCCGACGACCCGAGCACGAGCCCGTACCCCATCTGGGCGCAGGACGAGACGTACGTCGAGGGCACACGGGTCGTGTGGCACCGCAACGCCTACGTCGCGAAGTGGTGGTCGCTCGGCGACGTGCCGGACGACCCGGTGGTCGACGAGAGCGCTTCCCCGTGGCGGCTCATCGGTCCGGTCCTGCCGGGCGAGAAGCCGATCGTGCTGCCCGTGCTGCCCGTCGGCACCTACCCCGCATGGGACCAGGACGTCGCGTACCGCAAGGGCGAGCGCGTCATGCTGAAGGGCACCCCGTTCGTCGCGAAGTGGTACTCCGCCGGCACCAGCCCTGACGCTCGGTCGACGCAGAACGAGCCGTCGCCGTGGCGGCAGCTCACCGATGCCGAGCTGCGGCTGGCGGCGAAGGTCGCCGCGGAGGGCACCGACTGA
- a CDS encoding winged helix DNA-binding domain-containing protein — MRPVTGRLHAQALDAPRFDALVDVVRHLGCVQSQLHDMALWGVSRRLQAATLADLQQAFGGGEVVRTHVLRPTWHLVAADDVHWLQALTAPRVRRLIQSTNRTIGLTDDVVERGVELVVEALSDGATLTRAELATVLDEAGLGLPGQAVAHVMMAAEIETLVANGPVRGKQHTYRLLAPRPVGLTRDEMLAEVARRYARGHGPVRDKDLAWWTSLTLTDSRRAIVLGELSPVVVDGTERWTLDEPVPAEVPPVMLLSNFDEYVSYARDADDYALIATSTDEVMRATGLLFVDGCLAGSWTRTLAARRVVVTVRPTVPVTARLRRGLEGEAAAFGRFVGLEPELRLVD, encoded by the coding sequence ATGAGGCCCGTCACCGGACGCTTGCACGCCCAGGCGCTCGACGCGCCGAGGTTCGACGCACTGGTCGACGTCGTGCGTCACCTCGGGTGCGTGCAGTCGCAGCTGCACGACATGGCGCTGTGGGGCGTGTCCCGGCGGCTGCAGGCCGCCACGCTGGCCGACCTGCAGCAGGCGTTCGGCGGCGGCGAGGTCGTCCGCACCCATGTGCTGCGCCCCACCTGGCACCTCGTCGCAGCCGACGACGTCCACTGGCTGCAGGCGCTGACCGCGCCGCGCGTCCGCCGACTGATCCAGTCGACGAATCGCACGATCGGCCTGACGGACGACGTCGTCGAGCGAGGTGTCGAGCTGGTCGTCGAGGCGCTGTCCGACGGCGCGACGCTCACGCGGGCCGAGCTGGCGACGGTGCTGGACGAGGCGGGTCTCGGGCTGCCCGGCCAGGCCGTCGCGCACGTCATGATGGCCGCCGAGATCGAGACCCTCGTCGCCAATGGCCCTGTCCGGGGCAAGCAGCACACCTACCGCCTGCTCGCGCCTCGTCCCGTCGGGCTGACCCGTGACGAGATGCTCGCCGAGGTGGCCCGGCGGTACGCCCGCGGCCACGGCCCCGTGCGTGACAAGGACCTCGCATGGTGGACGAGCCTGACCCTGACCGACAGCCGACGGGCGATCGTGCTGGGCGAGCTGTCACCCGTCGTCGTCGACGGCACGGAGCGCTGGACGCTCGACGAGCCGGTGCCGGCCGAGGTGCCGCCGGTCATGCTGCTCTCCAACTTCGACGAGTACGTGTCGTACGCCCGCGACGCCGACGACTACGCGCTCATCGCGACCTCGACCGATGAGGTCATGCGGGCCACCGGTCTGCTGTTCGTCGACGGATGCCTGGCCGGGTCGTGGACCCGCACCCTCGCTGCTCGCCGGGTCGTGGTCACCGTGCGGCCGACGGTGCCGGTGACCGCCCGCCTGCGCCGAGGACTCGAGGGCGAGGCCGCGGCGTTCGGACGGTTCGTCGGCCTCGAGCCCGAGCTGCGCCTCGTCGACTAG
- a CDS encoding multifunctional oxoglutarate decarboxylase/oxoglutarate dehydrogenase thiamine pyrophosphate-binding subunit/dihydrolipoyllysine-residue succinyltransferase subunit, with product MAESSQDHPTPDFGTNQWLVEEMHDRYREDPSSVDDTWVTFFETGDGAGLNGAATNGSTPATAATAATPAPPVTSPASDVTPAAKTEPATATPPEEKAPDSPAPVKPVPATPPAEAAAPTPNGSHPSPAKPASSAKASDKGREPAKAAEQPSGPGEVEKVVLRGAAARTVANMDASLTVPTATSVRSVPVKLLFDNRTVINNHLARARGGKVSFTHLIGYAIVQAVKAMPEMNTGYEVDEKGKPNQLKPEHVNFGLAIDLKKPDGSRTLLVPSIKATETMSFAEFWSAYETMVRKARDNKLEVSDFQGTTLSLTNPGGIGTNHSVPRLMSGQGVIIGVGSMEYPPEFQGASEHTLAQMAISKMMTLTSTYDHRVIQGAQSGEFLKRVHALLLGEDGFYDDIFRALKIPYEPIRWAQDIAVSHDDEVHKQSRVLELIHAFRVRGHLMADTNPLDNSPRSHPDLDTASHGLTLWDLDREFATGSFKSEKRFMKLREILGILRDSYARTIGLEYMHIQEPSEREWFQERIERPHTKPPREEQLRILQKLNQAEAFETFLQTKFVGQKRFSLEGGETTIPFLDEICEAAAADKLDEVCIGMAHRGRLNALVNIAGKRPSQVFREFEGNIDPRTVQGSGDVKYHLGVEGEFTSGNGDKVKVSIAANPSHLEVVDPVLEGIARAKQDRLNQGAAYPVLPVLVHGDAAFAGQGVVAETLNLSQLRGYRTGGTIHLIVNNQVGFTTSPSSSRSSTYCTDVARMIQAPVFHVNGDDPEACIRVAQLAYEYRRTFHKDVVIDLVCYRRRGHNEGDDPSFTQPLMYDTINAKKSVRKLYTEALVGRGDITLEEAEVALTDYQAQLERNFAEVKEAAADLDYTRTPDYPEKPEHAGELVTAITPETMKAIADSYTNVPEGFTVHPKVLPQLQRRAQSISAGPIDWGTGEILAMGSLLLDGRPVRISGQDTRRGTFSSRFATIIDRTNADEWTPLSHVGDEQATFHVYDSLLSEYAALGFEYGYSVARPEALTVWEAQFGDFVNGAQSVIDEYISAGETKWGQKSGVVLLLPHGYEGQGPDHSSARIERFLTLCADDAMTVAQPSTPASYFHLLRRQNLESEHRPLIVFTPKSMLRSKAAASQPDDFTTGSFRPVIGDDTIADPSAVERVLICSGRVTWDLVAEREKRESGQSRTAIVRLEQIYPRPVAELNAEVAKYPNAREVRWVQDEPANQGPWPHVALHLSGEFDGLPLLRVSRPESSAPSVGSHSRHVEEQATLMQQAFA from the coding sequence GTGGCCGAGTCCTCCCAAGACCATCCAACCCCTGATTTCGGCACGAACCAGTGGCTCGTCGAAGAGATGCACGACCGCTACCGGGAGGATCCCTCCTCGGTCGACGACACCTGGGTCACCTTCTTCGAGACCGGTGACGGTGCCGGTCTGAACGGAGCTGCGACGAACGGCTCGACACCCGCAACGGCCGCAACCGCCGCGACTCCCGCGCCGCCAGTGACGTCCCCCGCCTCCGACGTCACGCCCGCCGCCAAGACCGAGCCCGCGACCGCGACGCCGCCCGAGGAGAAGGCCCCCGACTCCCCCGCGCCCGTCAAGCCCGTCCCCGCCACCCCGCCCGCCGAGGCCGCCGCACCGACGCCCAACGGCAGCCACCCGTCCCCCGCCAAGCCCGCGTCGAGCGCCAAGGCGTCCGACAAGGGACGCGAGCCCGCCAAGGCCGCCGAGCAGCCCTCCGGACCCGGCGAGGTCGAGAAGGTCGTCCTGCGCGGAGCCGCGGCCCGCACCGTGGCCAACATGGATGCGAGCCTGACGGTCCCGACCGCCACGAGCGTCCGCTCCGTGCCGGTCAAGCTGCTCTTCGACAACCGCACGGTCATCAACAACCACCTCGCCCGCGCCCGCGGCGGCAAGGTGTCGTTCACGCACCTCATCGGCTACGCGATCGTCCAGGCCGTCAAGGCCATGCCCGAGATGAACACGGGCTACGAGGTCGACGAGAAGGGCAAGCCCAACCAGCTCAAGCCCGAGCACGTCAACTTCGGTCTCGCGATCGACCTCAAGAAGCCCGACGGATCACGCACCCTCCTCGTGCCATCGATCAAGGCCACCGAGACCATGAGCTTCGCGGAGTTCTGGTCCGCCTACGAGACCATGGTGCGCAAGGCGCGCGACAACAAGCTCGAGGTCTCCGACTTCCAGGGCACGACGCTGAGCCTGACCAACCCCGGTGGCATCGGCACCAACCACTCGGTGCCGCGTCTGATGTCAGGGCAGGGCGTCATCATCGGCGTCGGCTCGATGGAGTACCCGCCCGAGTTCCAGGGCGCCTCCGAGCACACGCTGGCGCAGATGGCGATCAGCAAGATGATGACCCTGACGTCGACCTACGACCACCGCGTCATCCAGGGTGCCCAGTCCGGCGAGTTCCTCAAGCGCGTCCACGCGCTGCTGCTGGGCGAGGACGGCTTCTACGACGACATCTTCCGCGCGCTGAAGATCCCGTACGAGCCGATCCGCTGGGCGCAGGACATCGCGGTCAGCCACGACGACGAGGTGCACAAGCAGTCGCGCGTCCTCGAGCTGATCCACGCGTTCCGCGTGCGCGGCCACCTGATGGCCGACACCAACCCGCTCGACAACTCGCCCCGCAGCCACCCCGATCTCGACACCGCATCGCACGGCCTGACGCTGTGGGATCTCGATCGTGAGTTCGCGACCGGCTCGTTCAAGAGCGAGAAGCGCTTCATGAAGCTGCGCGAGATCCTGGGCATCCTGCGCGACTCCTACGCCCGCACGATCGGCCTGGAGTACATGCACATCCAGGAGCCGTCCGAGCGCGAGTGGTTCCAGGAGCGCATCGAGCGTCCGCACACCAAGCCGCCGCGCGAGGAGCAGCTGCGCATCCTGCAGAAGCTCAACCAGGCCGAGGCCTTCGAGACCTTCCTGCAGACCAAGTTCGTCGGCCAGAAGCGGTTCAGCCTCGAGGGCGGCGAGACCACGATCCCGTTCCTCGACGAGATCTGCGAGGCCGCCGCGGCCGACAAGCTCGACGAGGTCTGCATCGGCATGGCGCACCGCGGCCGGCTCAACGCGCTGGTCAACATCGCCGGCAAGCGTCCGAGCCAGGTCTTCCGCGAGTTCGAGGGCAACATCGACCCTCGCACGGTGCAGGGCTCCGGTGACGTCAAGTACCACCTGGGCGTCGAGGGTGAGTTCACGTCCGGCAACGGCGACAAGGTCAAGGTCTCGATCGCGGCCAACCCCTCGCACCTCGAGGTCGTCGACCCCGTGCTCGAGGGCATCGCCCGCGCCAAGCAGGACCGACTCAACCAAGGCGCGGCCTACCCCGTCCTGCCAGTCCTCGTGCACGGCGACGCCGCGTTCGCCGGCCAGGGAGTCGTCGCCGAGACGCTCAACCTGTCGCAGCTGCGCGGCTACCGCACGGGCGGCACGATCCACCTCATCGTCAACAACCAGGTCGGCTTCACGACGTCCCCGTCGTCGTCGCGCTCGTCGACATACTGCACCGATGTCGCCCGCATGATCCAGGCACCTGTGTTCCACGTCAACGGCGACGACCCCGAGGCGTGCATCCGCGTGGCCCAGCTGGCCTACGAGTACCGGCGCACCTTCCACAAGGACGTCGTGATCGACCTGGTCTGCTACCGCCGCCGCGGTCACAACGAGGGCGACGACCCCTCGTTCACCCAGCCGCTGATGTACGACACGATCAACGCCAAGAAGTCGGTGCGCAAGCTCTACACCGAGGCCCTGGTCGGTCGTGGCGACATCACGCTGGAGGAGGCCGAGGTCGCGCTCACCGACTACCAGGCGCAGCTCGAGCGCAACTTCGCGGAGGTCAAGGAGGCTGCGGCCGACCTCGACTACACGCGGACGCCCGACTACCCCGAGAAGCCCGAGCACGCCGGCGAGCTGGTCACGGCGATCACGCCCGAGACCATGAAGGCGATCGCCGACTCGTACACCAACGTGCCCGAGGGCTTCACGGTCCACCCGAAGGTCCTGCCGCAGCTCCAGCGCCGCGCGCAGTCCATCTCGGCCGGGCCGATCGACTGGGGCACGGGCGAGATCCTCGCGATGGGCTCGCTGCTGCTCGACGGACGTCCGGTGCGCATCTCCGGCCAGGACACCCGCCGCGGCACGTTCTCGTCGCGGTTCGCGACGATCATCGACCGCACCAACGCCGACGAGTGGACCCCGCTGTCGCACGTCGGCGACGAGCAGGCGACGTTCCACGTGTACGACTCGCTGCTGAGCGAGTACGCCGCGCTCGGCTTCGAGTACGGCTACTCGGTCGCCCGTCCCGAGGCGCTGACGGTGTGGGAGGCGCAGTTCGGCGACTTCGTCAACGGCGCCCAGTCGGTCATCGACGAGTACATCTCGGCCGGAGAGACCAAGTGGGGCCAGAAGTCGGGCGTCGTCCTGCTGCTGCCCCACGGCTACGAGGGACAGGGACCCGACCACTCGTCGGCTCGCATCGAGCGCTTCCTGACGCTGTGCGCCGACGACGCCATGACGGTCGCGCAGCCCTCGACGCCCGCGTCGTACTTCCACCTGCTGCGTCGCCAGAACCTCGAGAGCGAGCACCGTCCGCTGATCGTGTTCACCCCGAAGTCGATGCTGCGCAGCAAGGCCGCGGCCTCGCAACCCGACGACTTCACGACCGGCTCGTTCCGTCCCGTCATCGGCGATGACACGATCGCCGACCCGTCGGCCGTCGAGCGCGTGCTGATCTGCTCGGGTCGTGTCACGTGGGACCTCGTGGCCGAACGCGAGAAGCGGGAGTCGGGCCAGTCGCGCACCGCGATCGTCCGTCTCGAGCAGATCTACCCGCGTCCGGTCGCCGAGCTCAACGCCGAGGTGGCCAAGTACCCCAACGCCCGTGAGGTGCGCTGGGTGCAGGACGAGCCCGCCAACCAGGGTCCGTGGCCGCACGTCGCACTGCACCTCAGCGGCGAGTTCGACGGTCTGCCGTTGCTGCGCGTGTCGCGTCCGGAGTCGTCCGCCCCCTCGGTCGGCTCGCACAGCCGGCACGTCGAGGAGCAGGCGACCCTGATGCAGCAGGCATTCGCCTGA
- a CDS encoding N(5)-(carboxyethyl)ornithine synthase — protein MDLLDLGVIAHTAKENERRLPLHPRHLDRLSDDVRPHVFLEEGYGESFGVTDDELRPLVGGLLTRAELIARCDVILLTKPNADDLRELREGQILWGWPHCVQDAALTQVAIDRRLTLVAWEAMNHWGGDGSFLLHVFHKNNELAGYGSVLHAMSLAGLTGTYGRRLTAAVIGFGATARGAVTALTSHGIHDVDIFTQRGVAAVSAPIHSARIVHFDPADSPAESRALVDQEWVPLPALLAEHDVIVNCVLQDPNSPVSFLMDVDLPTLAPGTVIVDVSCDEGMGFEWARPTTFDDPTFTVGHGVTYYAVDHSPSYLWNSATWEISQALLPYLGKVLAGPDSWDADETVRRSIEIRQGVVQNPDILAFQKRSGDFPHVAV, from the coding sequence ATGGACCTGCTCGACCTCGGAGTCATCGCCCACACGGCCAAGGAGAACGAGCGACGGCTGCCGCTCCACCCCCGCCACCTCGACCGCCTGAGCGACGACGTGCGGCCGCACGTGTTCCTCGAAGAGGGGTACGGCGAGAGCTTCGGCGTGACCGACGACGAGCTGCGTCCTCTGGTCGGCGGACTGCTGACGCGTGCCGAGCTCATCGCGCGCTGCGACGTCATCCTGCTGACCAAGCCCAACGCCGACGACCTGCGCGAGCTGCGCGAGGGACAGATCCTGTGGGGCTGGCCGCACTGCGTGCAGGACGCCGCACTGACCCAGGTCGCGATCGACCGCCGCCTCACGCTGGTCGCGTGGGAGGCCATGAACCACTGGGGCGGCGACGGCAGCTTCCTGCTGCACGTGTTCCACAAGAACAACGAGCTCGCGGGGTACGGCTCGGTGCTGCACGCGATGTCGCTGGCCGGGCTGACCGGCACCTACGGTCGCCGGCTCACGGCCGCCGTCATCGGCTTCGGCGCGACCGCCCGCGGCGCCGTCACGGCGCTGACGTCGCACGGCATCCACGACGTCGACATCTTCACGCAGCGCGGCGTCGCGGCCGTCAGCGCGCCCATCCACTCCGCCCGCATCGTGCACTTCGACCCGGCCGACTCCCCCGCCGAGAGCCGCGCGCTGGTAGACCAGGAGTGGGTGCCGCTGCCGGCGCTGCTGGCCGAGCACGACGTCATCGTCAACTGCGTCCTGCAGGACCCCAACTCCCCCGTCTCGTTCCTGATGGACGTCGACTTGCCGACCCTCGCACCCGGCACCGTCATCGTCGACGTCTCGTGCGACGAGGGAATGGGCTTCGAGTGGGCGCGCCCCACGACGTTCGACGACCCGACGTTCACGGTGGGCCACGGCGTGACGTACTACGCGGTCGACCACAGCCCGTCGTACCTGTGGAACTCCGCGACGTGGGAGATCAGCCAGGCGCTGCTGCCCTACCTCGGCAAGGTGCTGGCGGGACCGGACTCGTGGGACGCCGACGAGACGGTCCGGCGCTCGATCGAGATCCGCCAGGGCGTCGTCCAGAACCCCGACATCCTGGCCTTCCAGAAGCGGTCGGGCGACTTCCCGCACGTCGCCGTCTGA
- a CDS encoding OsmC family peroxiredoxin yields the protein MPTRTARTAWDGGFEDGSGQVELTDSGLGTFEMSFKKRSSDDGGGATNPEELLGAAHSSCYTMQLTAILGQKGATPVSIETTAKVTLGEDPDDQGFKIHKIALTVRGEVEGIDEAGFLEAAEAAKVSCPLSKALASVPEITLDATLESA from the coding sequence ATGCCCACACGCACTGCACGCACCGCCTGGGACGGCGGCTTCGAGGACGGCTCCGGACAGGTCGAGCTCACCGACTCCGGTCTCGGCACGTTCGAGATGTCGTTCAAGAAGCGCTCGTCCGACGACGGCGGGGGCGCGACCAACCCCGAGGAGCTGCTGGGTGCTGCCCACTCGTCGTGCTACACGATGCAGCTCACGGCCATCCTCGGCCAGAAGGGCGCCACGCCCGTCTCGATCGAGACGACGGCCAAGGTCACCCTCGGCGAGGACCCGGACGACCAGGGCTTCAAGATCCACAAGATCGCCCTGACCGTCCGCGGTGAGGTCGAGGGCATCGACGAGGCCGGGTTCCTCGAGGCCGCCGAGGCAGCCAAGGTCAGCTGCCCGCTGAGCAAGGCACTGGCGTCCGTCCCCGAGATCACGCTCGACGCGACGCTCGAGAGCGCGTAG